A stretch of the Sebaldella sp. S0638 genome encodes the following:
- a CDS encoding PHP domain-containing protein: MIKNIIDLHMHTMYSDDGEFKPSVLVQMCKDAGLKYIAVADHNSVKGVEEAVNTGNELGVEVVPAIEIDCTYEGVDLHVLGYYIDYSMKEFEALEESILGQEKKASPERLRLVEETGIYVNRDKLNKIMKNGIIIGEDIAEASIYEPENKDNSLIKPYLEGGSRSDNPYVNFYWDICAQGKPAYIPISYISLKEAVDLINRAGGIPILAHPGKNIHEDKKLFDGILDSGVKGMEVYSSYHSGEQISFYREEAEKRGCIITCGSDFHGKTKPAIQLGGCGCDKNTEKKIIENFIRNIK; the protein is encoded by the coding sequence ATGATAAAAAATATTATTGATCTTCACATGCACACTATGTATAGTGATGACGGGGAATTCAAGCCGTCTGTACTGGTACAGATGTGTAAGGATGCCGGTTTGAAGTATATAGCCGTAGCAGACCATAATTCTGTCAAGGGGGTGGAAGAAGCTGTAAATACCGGGAATGAACTGGGTGTAGAAGTAGTGCCTGCAATAGAGATAGACTGTACATATGAGGGAGTAGATCTTCATGTACTTGGGTATTATATTGATTACAGTATGAAAGAGTTTGAAGCGCTGGAAGAGAGTATACTCGGACAGGAGAAAAAAGCAAGTCCTGAAAGGCTGAGACTTGTGGAGGAAACAGGAATATATGTTAACCGTGACAAACTGAACAAGATTATGAAAAACGGCATTATTATCGGAGAAGATATAGCAGAAGCATCTATTTACGAACCTGAAAATAAAGATAATTCTCTGATAAAGCCTTATCTTGAAGGTGGTTCCAGAAGTGATAATCCATATGTGAATTTTTACTGGGATATATGTGCACAGGGAAAGCCTGCATATATACCAATCAGCTATATTTCGTTAAAAGAAGCAGTAGATCTGATAAACAGAGCAGGAGGAATACCGATTCTGGCACATCCGGGAAAAAATATTCATGAGGATAAGAAGCTGTTCGACGGAATTTTGGACTCAGGGGTAAAAGGGATGGAAGTATACAGCAGTTATCACAGCGGTGAGCAGATTTCATTTTACAGGGAAGAAGCAGAAAAAAGAGGCTGTATCATAACGTGCGGAAGTGATTTTCACGGGAAAACCAAGCCTGCCATACAGCTTGGAGGCTGCGGCTGTGATAAAAATACCGAGAAAAAAATAATAGAAAATTTCATAAGAAATATAAAATAA
- a CDS encoding ROK family protein translates to MKKITGKPKFMKELNISEIKKVILENPMITRSNIAALTNISLTTVGTILTELIENGDIITGGFEESSGGRKAERYYFNKEKYHSLAFCIESKSVKYIISNILNEKTDSGELNIKDKDIQEAITDFTEQALKQKVIKSIALGVPGIVKNGGYLVSGLNKEWIINDIGDFMQNKFGIPVILENDLNSTVFGFSINFAEENKNSNFENLSSVYIEFAEDCTGAGIISNGEIIRGRDNFAGEFGFIPVDGMKTVDDIINEKCGDAEYTEALVKLILIINYTINPDIIIMRGKRFREEFLDSVVKKCREYMPEGSFPEVIFKEDSSEDYFRGISTLGTQLMHKNIGL, encoded by the coding sequence ATGAAAAAAATAACCGGAAAACCTAAATTTATGAAAGAACTGAATATTTCAGAAATAAAAAAAGTTATTTTGGAAAATCCCATGATAACAAGGTCAAATATAGCTGCTCTGACAAATATAAGTCTCACTACAGTAGGAACTATTCTCACAGAATTAATTGAAAACGGTGATATAATCACGGGAGGCTTTGAAGAATCAAGCGGCGGGCGAAAGGCGGAAAGATATTACTTTAATAAGGAAAAATATCACAGCCTTGCCTTTTGTATAGAGAGTAAAAGTGTTAAATATATAATTTCAAATATTCTAAATGAAAAAACAGACAGCGGTGAACTAAACATAAAGGATAAAGATATTCAGGAAGCAATAACGGATTTTACGGAACAGGCATTGAAACAGAAAGTAATAAAGTCCATTGCACTGGGTGTCCCCGGAATTGTGAAAAACGGCGGATATTTAGTAAGCGGGCTGAATAAGGAATGGATTATAAATGATATAGGAGATTTTATGCAAAATAAGTTCGGTATACCTGTTATATTGGAAAATGATCTGAATTCCACAGTTTTTGGTTTCAGCATAAATTTTGCAGAGGAAAATAAAAACAGTAATTTTGAAAATCTGAGTTCTGTATATATAGAATTTGCAGAAGACTGTACAGGAGCAGGAATTATTTCAAACGGTGAGATTATAAGGGGAAGAGACAATTTCGCAGGTGAGTTTGGATTTATTCCTGTAGACGGAATGAAAACAGTAGATGATATTATTAACGAAAAATGCGGAGATGCAGAATATACAGAGGCTCTGGTAAAGCTCATTCTGATAATAAACTACACTATAAATCCTGATATTATTATTATGAGAGGAAAAAGATTCAGGGAAGAGTTTCTTGACTCTGTAGTAAAAAAATGCAGGGAATATATGCCGGAGGGGAGTTTTCCCGAAGTAATATTCAAAGAAGACAGCTCAGAGGATTATTTCAGGGGGATAAGCACTCTCGGCACTCAGTTAATGCATAAAAATATAGGATTATAA
- a CDS encoding HAD family hydrolase: MIRMVAADMDGTSLGTDENISKTNIETIKKVINTGTEFIFASGRPVYGINLKIADAGLTDKIRYFIAYNGGIVYDTANKEYLYTKIMDFEIIRKIYNIIQQNNLDLCFCLHEDEFIYVTQDNEITALEAESNHQTKVLIDNIEDLSEKKFMKILLVGEHEKLKHAADIFRQSEVKADIKTMFSLDMLLEILPVDSDKSVALKWLSNYLNIPLSSVLAIGDAENDMEMLKTAGYSAAMQNAYKHVKEIADYITEKNNDENGLTESLEKFLDL, translated from the coding sequence ATGATCAGAATGGTAGCAGCCGATATGGACGGTACAAGCCTTGGAACAGATGAAAATATTTCGAAAACTAATATAGAAACAATAAAAAAAGTAATAAACACAGGAACAGAATTTATTTTTGCTTCTGGAAGACCTGTTTACGGTATAAATCTGAAAATAGCCGATGCCGGTCTCACAGATAAAATCAGATATTTTATTGCTTATAACGGCGGCATTGTTTACGACACAGCAAACAAGGAATATCTCTACACTAAAATTATGGATTTTGAAATTATAAGAAAAATTTATAATATAATACAGCAGAATAATCTTGATCTTTGCTTCTGTCTTCATGAAGACGAATTTATTTATGTAACACAGGACAATGAAATAACTGCCCTTGAAGCCGAGAGCAACCATCAGACAAAAGTATTGATTGATAATATAGAAGATCTCTCAGAAAAAAAGTTTATGAAAATACTTCTGGTGGGGGAACATGAAAAATTAAAGCATGCTGCTGATATTTTCAGACAAAGTGAAGTCAAGGCTGATATTAAGACCATGTTTTCCCTTGATATGCTTCTTGAAATACTTCCTGTAGATTCTGACAAATCTGTTGCACTAAAATGGCTCTCAAATTATCTGAATATTCCGCTTTCGTCTGTGCTTGCCATAGGTGATGCCGAAAATGATATGGAAATGCTAAAGACTGCCGGCTACAGTGCTGCCATGCAGAATGCATACAAACATGTCAAAGAAATTGCAGATTACATTACAGAGAAAAATAATGATGAAAACGGTCTTACAGAATCCTTGGAGAAGTTTTTGGATTTATAA
- the ptsG gene encoding glucose-specific PTS transporter subunit IIBC has translation MEKKKNALFGKMFAILQKIGRSLMIPVAILPAAGLLLGIGAGLQQQELITRLPFLGNHFIQYGALLMTQAGDIVFGNLPLLFAIGVAIGFANNGDGVGALAAVLGFLIMNVIAGIVSNAGAILSGVDTIRTALQLNAIPNMEFNSMDSIYKAGEYILQNNSQFSDTLVGAATNIKGLTVGQLYGYTRVMGIPTLQTGVFGGIIAGLLGAAIFNKYYKIELPQFLGFFAGKRFVPIMTSVFAILLGLILPFVWQPIQYLLIQCSNLANNGNTNISTFIFGIIERALIPFGLHHVFYSPFWYQFGEYTNKAGQVVNGDQRIWFAMYADGVKNFSSATYSGAGKFMTGKFVFMMFGLPAAALAMYHEAKDNKKKLVAGVLFSAALTSFLTGITEPIEFLFLFIAPVLYGLHVVLAGLSFMIMNMLQVRIGMTFSGGFIDYTLFGIFPGITGGFQTRWFLVPLVGIFYAIIYYCLFRFFIRKFNLKTPGREDDMDISPVGSISKSKSEQAKAVLEALGGKENIKSLDACITRLRVTVADTKKVNDDELKKLGAKGVLKVGEEGVQAIFGTHSEILKDEIRTLL, from the coding sequence ATGGAAAAGAAAAAAAATGCTTTATTTGGAAAGATGTTTGCTATTTTACAAAAAATAGGAAGATCGCTTATGATTCCTGTGGCAATTCTTCCAGCGGCAGGTCTTCTGCTTGGAATAGGTGCAGGGCTGCAGCAGCAGGAGCTTATTACAAGACTGCCTTTTCTGGGAAATCATTTTATACAATACGGAGCTTTGTTAATGACACAGGCCGGAGATATAGTTTTTGGTAATCTGCCGTTATTATTTGCCATTGGGGTAGCAATTGGTTTCGCGAATAACGGAGACGGTGTAGGAGCACTGGCAGCAGTTTTGGGATTTTTGATCATGAATGTAATAGCAGGAATAGTTTCTAATGCAGGAGCTATATTATCAGGAGTAGATACAATAAGAACAGCTTTGCAGCTGAACGCAATACCTAATATGGAATTCAACAGTATGGACAGTATATATAAAGCCGGCGAATACATATTACAGAATAACTCGCAGTTTTCTGACACGCTTGTAGGAGCAGCAACAAATATAAAAGGTCTTACTGTAGGTCAGCTTTATGGTTATACAAGAGTAATGGGGATTCCTACATTACAGACAGGTGTTTTCGGCGGGATAATAGCAGGTCTTTTAGGTGCTGCGATATTTAATAAATATTATAAAATAGAACTTCCTCAATTTTTGGGATTCTTTGCAGGGAAAAGATTCGTACCTATAATGACATCAGTATTTGCAATTTTACTTGGATTAATATTACCGTTTGTATGGCAGCCTATACAGTATCTGCTTATACAGTGTTCGAACCTTGCCAATAACGGGAATACAAATATATCAACATTTATTTTCGGAATTATAGAAAGAGCATTAATACCTTTCGGGCTTCACCATGTGTTTTACTCGCCGTTCTGGTATCAGTTCGGGGAATATACTAATAAAGCCGGACAGGTAGTAAACGGAGATCAGAGAATATGGTTTGCAATGTATGCAGACGGAGTAAAGAATTTCAGCAGTGCAACATATTCAGGAGCAGGTAAGTTTATGACAGGAAAATTCGTATTTATGATGTTTGGTCTTCCGGCAGCAGCTTTGGCAATGTACCATGAAGCTAAGGACAACAAAAAGAAGCTGGTAGCAGGTGTGCTGTTTTCAGCAGCTCTTACATCATTTTTAACAGGAATAACAGAGCCGATAGAATTCTTGTTTCTGTTTATAGCACCGGTATTATACGGATTGCACGTTGTACTCGCAGGGCTTTCATTTATGATTATGAATATGCTTCAGGTAAGAATAGGAATGACATTTTCAGGCGGTTTCATAGATTACACATTATTTGGAATATTTCCGGGTATTACAGGGGGATTCCAGACAAGATGGTTTTTAGTACCTCTTGTGGGAATATTTTATGCGATAATTTATTATTGTCTGTTTAGATTTTTCATTAGAAAATTTAACCTGAAAACACCGGGACGTGAAGATGATATGGATATTTCTCCTGTAGGAAGTATATCAAAATCAAAAAGCGAGCAGGCAAAAGCTGTACTGGAAGCACTCGGCGGTAAAGAAAATATAAAAAGTCTGGATGCATGTATAACTAGACTAAGAGTAACAGTAGCGGATACGAAAAAAGTAAATGACGACGAACTGAAAAAACTTGGGGCAAAAGGCGTATTAAAAGTTGGGGAAGAAGGAGTACAGGCCATATTTGGTACACATTCTGAAATATTAAAAGATGAGATAAGAACATTATTATAA